The window GATCACGTCGGTGAGTTTGCTGGCCTGGACGCGGATGTCGGAGCGCACCACCGAATTGGCGTCGCCGTAATTCGAGATGATGTAGTAGGTGCCTTCCTGCAGCAGCACGACGTCGCCGGCGGCGACGCTCGGCAGCAGCGGCGAACGCTCGCCGGCTTCGAACTGGCTGCCCTTGTAGATGCTGAACGAAATCTGGTTCTGCGGAATTTTCGAGGTGCCGACGCGGCCTTCGATCCGCAAGCCGCCGGCCGGCAGCACGAAGGATTCGCGATCGGTGTCGGACTTGATGGTCACCGGCCTGACAGCGCTGACCAGGCCCATCGCGACGTGAACCACATAGGTGCCCGGCGGCAGCACGATGTTCGGCGTCGCGCCGCGGTCCTCGCGGATCAGCTTGAACGCGCCGGTCTCATCGGGCCGATCGGAATACACCCGCCACACCAGCCCGCTGTTGATCACTGGCATGTCCTTGCCGTAGCGCGCCGTCAGCGCCAGCACGCCCTGCCCGGAGGCCGAAGGGCTGACGGGCAGCGGCGACGGCACCGGCGGCGCTACCACGGCGACCGGCGGCTGCGTCAGCGGCGCCGGCAACAGAGGCGCGGATGCCGGACCCGAGGGCGGTGCGAGACTGATGGCCGGGCCGGATGGAACATCCGGGATCGACCCCGGCGGAACCGGTGCCGGACGATCGCTAAAGAACTGCGCGAAGGCGGCGTTCGGCGCGGCCAAGGCCGACAGCAGGGCCAGCGCCAAGGCGCACGCCAAGCGTGCGCCCCGACCGATTTTTGGCAAGTCATGGCCCCATGCAATCATCGTCATGCTTTTCACCGAAAACGCGGCAAATTCAAGCCTCAGGACGATCCCTTACACAATCCCGCGAGCC is drawn from Nitrobacteraceae bacterium AZCC 2146 and contains these coding sequences:
- a CDS encoding hypothetical protein (product_source=Hypo-rule applied; cleavage_site_network=SignalP-noTM; superfamily=49452; transmembrane_helix_parts=Inside_1_19,TMhelix_20_42,Outside_43_356); the protein is MTMIAWGHDLPKIGRGARLACALALALLSALAAPNAAFAQFFSDRPAPVPPGSIPDVPSGPAISLAPPSGPASAPLLPAPLTQPPVAVVAPPVPSPLPVSPSASGQGVLALTARYGKDMPVINSGLVWRVYSDRPDETGAFKLIREDRGATPNIVLPPGTYVVHVAMGLVSAVRPVTIKSDTDRESFVLPAGGLRIEGRVGTSKIPQNQISFSIYKGSQFEAGERSPLLPSVAAGDVVLLQEGTYYIISNYGDANSVVRSDIRVQASKLTDVIITHRAAVITLKLVSDKGGEALANTAWSVITPAGDVIKESIGAFPRVVLSEGEYRAIAKNEGKVFERPFNVVNGVDGEIEVVAR